One genomic window of Niveibacterium sp. SC-1 includes the following:
- the adk gene encoding adenylate kinase has translation MRLILLGPPGAGKGTQAKFICQKFGIPQISTGDMLRAAIREGTPLGLAAKQVMDAGQLVSDDLIIGLVKERLAQPDCAQGYLFDGFPRTIPQADALKDSGVALDFVLQIEVPDSEIVTRMSGRRAHLPSGRTYHVVFNPPKVEGKDDVTGEDLVQRDDDREETVKKRLDVYHAQTAPLVQYYQKWAATGDAAAPEYRSITGLGEVDAITARVFDALK, from the coding sequence ATGCGTCTCATCCTGTTGGGTCCGCCCGGTGCCGGCAAGGGCACGCAAGCCAAGTTCATCTGCCAGAAGTTCGGCATCCCGCAGATCTCCACCGGCGATATGCTGCGTGCCGCGATCCGCGAAGGCACGCCGCTGGGCCTGGCGGCCAAGCAGGTGATGGACGCGGGCCAGCTCGTGTCCGATGACCTCATCATCGGCCTGGTGAAGGAACGCCTGGCCCAGCCCGATTGCGCCCAGGGCTACCTCTTCGACGGTTTTCCGCGCACCATCCCGCAGGCTGACGCGCTCAAGGATTCGGGCGTCGCGCTCGACTTCGTGCTGCAGATCGAAGTGCCGGACAGCGAGATCGTCACCCGCATGAGCGGTCGTCGTGCCCACCTGCCTTCGGGCCGCACCTACCACGTCGTCTTCAATCCGCCCAAAGTCGAGGGCAAGGACGATGTCACCGGTGAAGACCTGGTGCAGCGCGACGACGACCGCGAAGAAACGGTCAAGAAGCGTCTGGACGTCTATCACGCCCAGACCGCACCGCTGGTGCAGTACTATCAGAAATGGGCCGCGACCGGCGACGCCGCCGCGCCGGAGTACCGCAGCATCACGGGTCTCGGCGAGGTCGACGCGATCACCGCGCGGGTGTTCGACGCACTCAAGTAA
- a CDS encoding 6-phosphofructokinase, producing the protein MKNALYAQAGGVTAVINASAAGVIETARRHADRIGTVFAARHGIFGIWNEELIDTNVESPEEIALLRQTPGGAFGSCRYDVKSHEDDPGLYKRIFEVFAAHDIGYFFYNGGNGSMDTAWKLHLAAKALDYPLISIGVPKTIDNDLVLTDCCPGYGSTAKYVATAIREVGLDLEAMAQGKPKIFLMEVMGRNAGWIAAASALACEHMDDVPHVVLLPEVPFDPELFIAKVQHVAQRLGYCAIVVSEGVRDKEGRYLAERGKGGGYVQLGGAGLAVADLIRERLGFGYHLAIIDYLQRAGRHIAARIDVEQAYAAGAAAVEYAMQGLSGVMPAVERVSDTPYRWFMKPVPLEEVGHAERSVPREYISADGMGVTEAFRRYALPLIEGEDPPRFHKGLPVYAKLRCYTVARRCPPAPYEIASY; encoded by the coding sequence ATGAAGAACGCACTCTATGCCCAGGCCGGCGGCGTCACCGCCGTCATCAACGCCAGCGCCGCTGGCGTCATCGAAACCGCGCGCCGTCATGCCGATCGCATCGGCACGGTGTTCGCCGCGCGCCACGGCATCTTCGGTATCTGGAACGAAGAGCTGATCGACACCAACGTCGAGTCGCCCGAGGAGATCGCGCTGCTGCGCCAGACCCCGGGCGGCGCCTTCGGCTCCTGCCGCTACGACGTCAAGTCGCATGAGGACGACCCCGGCCTCTACAAGCGCATCTTCGAAGTCTTCGCCGCGCACGACATCGGCTACTTCTTCTACAACGGCGGCAACGGCTCCATGGACACCGCCTGGAAGCTGCATCTGGCCGCCAAGGCGCTGGACTATCCGCTGATCTCCATCGGCGTGCCCAAGACCATCGACAACGATCTGGTCCTCACCGACTGCTGTCCCGGCTACGGTTCCACCGCCAAGTACGTCGCCACGGCGATCCGCGAAGTCGGCCTCGACCTGGAAGCCATGGCGCAGGGCAAGCCCAAGATCTTCCTGATGGAGGTGATGGGTCGCAATGCCGGTTGGATCGCGGCCGCGTCCGCACTCGCTTGCGAGCACATGGACGACGTTCCGCATGTGGTGCTGCTACCGGAAGTACCCTTCGATCCGGAACTCTTCATCGCCAAGGTGCAGCACGTCGCGCAGCGTCTCGGGTACTGCGCCATCGTGGTGTCCGAAGGTGTGCGTGACAAGGAAGGGCGCTACCTCGCCGAGCGCGGCAAGGGTGGCGGCTACGTGCAACTCGGTGGCGCCGGGCTGGCGGTGGCCGACCTGATCCGCGAACGCCTGGGCTTCGGCTACCACCTCGCGATCATCGACTACCTGCAGCGCGCCGGCCGCCACATTGCCGCACGCATCGACGTCGAGCAGGCCTATGCCGCCGGCGCGGCGGCGGTGGAGTACGCGATGCAGGGCCTCTCCGGCGTCATGCCGGCGGTCGAGCGCGTGTCAGACACGCCGTATCGCTGGTTCATGAAGCCAGTGCCACTGGAAGAAGTCGGCCATGCCGAGCGTTCGGTGCCGCGCGAGTACATCAGTGCAGATGGCATGGGTGTCACCGAGGCCTTCCGCCGCTATGCGCTGCCCCTGATCGAAGGCGAAGACCCGCCGCGCTTCCACAAGGGCCTGCCGGTCTACGCCAAGCTGCGTTGCTACACCGTCGCCCGGCGCTGTCCGCCTGCGCCCTACGAGATCGCTTCCTACTGA
- the ggt gene encoding gamma-glutamyltransferase, producing the protein MHADSPLAPEAATGFRPRAAAHAEHAMVATAHPLATRAALRILREGGNATDAAVAAALVLGLVEPQSSGLGGGGFLLQYDAARKEISAWDGRETAPQAAGPDWFLAEDGEPMGFWNALASGRAVGVPGLPRMLEAAHRARGRLPWARLAQPAIELAERGFPVSPRLNRLLAAEGMRLADAAARSLYLDAQGRPWPVGHRLRNPAYASTLRALARKGADVLYGGERARAIVARVRASAGVPRISESDLARYAAKSRAALCGEYRGYRICGMSPPSSGASTTLAMLGILSHSALSAMRPDSVAAIHAFSEAGRLAYADRERYLADSDFVPVPLAGLLAPDYLAARAQRIRPGQSLRWAPPGAPQDALALAPPQGPEEAGTTHLSVVDAQGNAVALTASIESAFGSRIWVEGFFLNNQLTDFSFAPEREGLPVANRVEGGKRPLSSMSPTFVFDPEGRLVAVLGSAGGSAIINHVARTLVALIDWKMAPDAALALGLYGSRNGPTELEADTPVARQADALRVLGHEIRLRDDPSGLHLVLRDPTGGWWGAADPRRDGEAAGY; encoded by the coding sequence GTGCACGCGGACTCGCCGCTCGCACCCGAGGCCGCCACCGGCTTCCGCCCCCGTGCCGCGGCGCACGCCGAACACGCGATGGTCGCGACGGCACATCCGCTTGCGACCCGTGCCGCGCTGCGCATCCTGCGCGAAGGTGGCAACGCCACTGACGCCGCGGTGGCCGCGGCGCTCGTGCTCGGCCTGGTGGAGCCGCAGTCTTCAGGTCTCGGCGGAGGCGGCTTCCTCCTCCAGTACGACGCCGCCCGCAAGGAAATCAGCGCCTGGGACGGCCGCGAGACTGCGCCACAGGCTGCCGGCCCCGACTGGTTCCTCGCCGAGGACGGCGAACCCATGGGCTTCTGGAACGCGCTTGCCTCCGGACGCGCGGTCGGCGTGCCCGGCCTCCCGCGCATGCTGGAGGCCGCACATCGTGCGCGCGGTCGACTTCCCTGGGCGCGCCTCGCGCAGCCCGCGATCGAGTTGGCCGAACGCGGCTTCCCGGTTTCCCCAAGGCTCAACCGGCTGCTGGCCGCCGAAGGCATGCGCCTGGCCGATGCAGCGGCGCGATCGCTCTATCTCGACGCGCAAGGCCGGCCCTGGCCGGTGGGCCATCGGCTGCGCAATCCCGCCTACGCGAGCACGCTGCGCGCGCTGGCCCGCAAGGGGGCTGACGTCCTCTATGGCGGCGAGCGCGCCCGGGCCATCGTCGCGCGAGTGCGCGCCTCGGCAGGCGTGCCGCGCATCAGCGAATCCGATCTCGCGCGCTATGCGGCGAAGTCGCGTGCCGCGCTGTGCGGTGAATACCGCGGCTACCGCATCTGCGGCATGTCGCCACCATCCTCGGGCGCGAGCACCACGCTCGCGATGCTCGGCATCCTCTCGCACAGCGCGCTGAGCGCGATGCGGCCGGATTCGGTCGCGGCGATCCACGCCTTCAGCGAAGCCGGGCGGCTCGCCTATGCCGATCGCGAGCGCTACCTCGCCGACAGCGACTTCGTGCCGGTGCCGCTCGCGGGACTCCTCGCGCCGGATTACCTGGCCGCGCGCGCGCAGAGGATCCGCCCCGGGCAGAGCTTGCGCTGGGCGCCGCCCGGCGCGCCGCAGGACGCGTTGGCGCTCGCACCGCCGCAGGGGCCGGAGGAGGCGGGCACTACGCATCTCTCCGTGGTCGACGCGCAAGGCAATGCGGTTGCGCTCACCGCTTCGATCGAATCCGCGTTCGGCAGCCGCATCTGGGTCGAAGGCTTTTTCCTCAACAACCAGCTCACGGACTTCTCCTTCGCGCCCGAGCGCGAAGGCCTGCCCGTCGCCAACCGGGTCGAGGGCGGCAAGCGCCCGTTGAGCTCGATGTCGCCCACCTTTGTTTTCGATCCTGAAGGTCGGCTCGTCGCGGTCCTCGGCTCAGCCGGCGGCAGCGCGATCATCAACCACGTCGCCCGTACGCTCGTTGCACTCATCGACTGGAAGATGGCGCCCGACGCCGCCCTCGCGCTCGGCCTCTACGGCAGCCGCAACGGCCCCACCGAGCTGGAGGCGGACACGCCAGTCGCACGGCAGGCCGACGCCCTGCGCGTCCTCGGCCACGAGATCCGCCTGCGCGACGATCCGAGCGGCCTGCACCTCGTGCTGCGCGATCCGACAGGCGGCTGGTGGGGCGCGGCGGATCCGCGGCGAGATGGCGAGGCGGCGGGGTATTGA
- a CDS encoding protein kinase → MNRMLTVSVGQHSDKGRKEINQDFHGACIPREPALSSKGVAVALADGISTSDVSREASELAVRSFLDDYYCTSDAWSVKRSGQRVLEVANSWLHAQTRRSQYRYERDRGYVCTLSAMVIKGTVAHLFHVGDARIWRVHPHALEQLTDDHRVWLSSEQHYLARALGAGPQLEIDYQALPLAVGEVFLLTTDGVHEYIAHQDVADALAAHAGNLDAAARAIVQAAHGKGSPDNLSAQLVRIDALPAAEAQAIPEQRAALALPPPLQARMHFEGYTIVRELHVSHRSHIHLAVDEASGQRVAIKTPAVDKQDDPAYLDRFLLEEWIARRLNNAHVAKPFTPARPRQHLHVAMEYIEGRTLAQWMVDHPAPDLDTVRSLVEQIARGLQAFHRMEMLHQDLRPANLMIDATGTVKIIDFGAAHVAGLAEAEPGAGPDSDPGEILGTEQYAAPEYFVGEGGSPASDLYSLGVITYQLLTGRLPYGAQVARIRTKTDQMRLRYASALDERRAIPAWIDEVLRRAVHPDPRKRYDTLSEFVQDLRHPNPAFLNRTRPSLLEKNPLRFWQGVSFALGLLVVVLLVLLHAPR, encoded by the coding sequence ATGAACCGCATGCTCACTGTTTCGGTCGGCCAGCATTCCGACAAGGGTCGCAAGGAGATCAACCAGGATTTCCATGGCGCCTGCATTCCGCGCGAACCCGCGCTCAGCAGCAAGGGGGTCGCGGTGGCGCTGGCCGACGGCATCAGCACCAGCGACGTGAGCCGCGAGGCAAGCGAACTCGCGGTGCGCAGCTTCCTCGACGACTACTACTGCACCTCGGATGCGTGGAGCGTGAAGCGCTCCGGGCAGCGCGTGCTGGAGGTCGCCAACTCCTGGCTGCATGCGCAGACCCGCCGCAGCCAGTACCGCTACGAGCGCGACCGCGGCTACGTGTGCACCCTCAGCGCGATGGTGATCAAGGGCACCGTCGCGCACCTTTTCCACGTAGGCGACGCGCGCATCTGGAGGGTGCATCCGCATGCGCTGGAACAGCTCACCGATGACCACCGCGTGTGGTTGTCGAGCGAGCAGCACTACCTCGCCCGTGCGCTGGGCGCGGGCCCGCAACTGGAGATCGACTACCAGGCGCTGCCCCTGGCCGTGGGCGAAGTGTTCCTGCTCACCACCGACGGCGTGCATGAGTACATCGCGCATCAGGACGTGGCCGATGCGCTCGCCGCGCATGCCGGCAACCTGGACGCCGCCGCCCGGGCGATCGTGCAGGCCGCGCACGGCAAGGGCAGCCCGGACAACCTCTCCGCGCAGCTGGTGCGCATCGACGCCCTGCCCGCCGCGGAGGCGCAGGCCATCCCCGAGCAACGCGCCGCCCTCGCCCTGCCGCCGCCGTTGCAAGCGCGCATGCACTTCGAGGGCTACACCATCGTGCGCGAACTGCACGTGAGCCACCGCAGCCACATCCATCTGGCGGTCGACGAGGCGAGCGGACAGCGCGTGGCGATCAAGACGCCGGCCGTCGACAAGCAGGACGACCCCGCTTACCTCGATCGCTTCCTGCTCGAAGAATGGATCGCGCGGCGCCTGAACAACGCGCATGTGGCTAAGCCCTTCACGCCGGCGCGGCCGCGCCAACACCTGCATGTGGCGATGGAGTACATCGAAGGCCGCACGCTCGCGCAGTGGATGGTCGATCACCCGGCACCGGATCTGGACACGGTGCGCAGCCTGGTGGAACAGATCGCGCGCGGCCTGCAGGCCTTTCACCGGATGGAAATGCTGCACCAGGACCTGCGGCCCGCGAACCTGATGATCGACGCCACCGGCACGGTGAAGATCATCGACTTCGGCGCCGCGCATGTCGCCGGGCTGGCCGAGGCGGAACCCGGTGCCGGGCCAGACTCGGACCCGGGCGAGATCCTCGGCACGGAGCAGTACGCAGCACCCGAATACTTCGTCGGCGAAGGCGGCTCACCCGCCTCCGACCTCTACTCGCTCGGCGTCATCACCTACCAGCTCCTCACCGGCCGCCTGCCCTACGGCGCGCAGGTCGCCCGCATCCGCACCAAGACCGACCAGATGCGTCTGCGCTATGCCAGCGCCCTGGACGAGCGCCGCGCCATTCCTGCGTGGATCGACGAGGTACTGCGCCGCGCGGTCCATCCCGATCCGCGCAAGCGCTATGACACCCTCTCCGAATTCGTGCAGGACCTGCGCCACCCCAACCCCGCCTTCCTCAACCGCACCCGCCCCTCCCTGCTGGAGAAGAACCCGCTGCGCTTCTGGCAGGGCGTGTCCTTCGCGCTGGGCTTGCTGGTGGTCGTGTTGCTGGTGCTGTTGCACGCGCCACGATGA
- a CDS encoding formate/nitrite transporter family protein, with the protein MAYLAPSEFVTKMIDAGESKIFMSARDTVIRAYMAGAILALAAWFAVTINVQTGQPLLGAVLFPVGFCILYLFGFDLLTGVFVLSPLAWIDKRPGVTLGGVLRNWGLVFVGNFLGAFTVAVMMAIYVTYGFSVEPSPVGHAIGVIGENRTLGYQSHGAAGMLTLFVRGMLCNWMVSAGVVGAMISTHVSGKVIAMWMPIMLFFYMVFEHSIVNMFLFPSGLMLGAHFTILDYLIWNEIPTVLGNLVGGLAFTGLTLYATHVKTLPKRNAVAVNAVPKRNAA; encoded by the coding sequence ATGGCCTATCTCGCGCCTTCAGAGTTCGTCACCAAGATGATCGACGCCGGTGAATCCAAGATCTTCATGTCCGCGCGCGACACGGTGATCCGTGCCTACATGGCCGGCGCGATCCTCGCGCTGGCGGCGTGGTTCGCGGTCACCATCAATGTGCAGACCGGCCAGCCGCTCCTGGGCGCGGTGCTGTTTCCGGTGGGCTTCTGCATCCTGTATCTGTTCGGCTTCGATCTCTTGACCGGTGTGTTCGTGCTCTCGCCGCTGGCCTGGATCGACAAGCGCCCCGGCGTGACCCTGGGCGGCGTGCTGCGCAACTGGGGCCTGGTGTTCGTCGGCAACTTCCTCGGCGCCTTCACGGTGGCCGTGATGATGGCGATCTACGTCACCTACGGTTTCTCGGTGGAGCCCAGCCCGGTGGGCCATGCGATCGGCGTGATCGGCGAGAACCGCACCCTGGGCTACCAGTCGCACGGCGCGGCCGGCATGCTCACGCTCTTCGTGCGCGGCATGCTGTGCAACTGGATGGTGTCGGCCGGCGTGGTCGGCGCGATGATCTCCACCCATGTGAGCGGCAAGGTGATCGCCATGTGGATGCCGATCATGCTGTTCTTCTACATGGTGTTCGAGCACTCGATCGTGAACATGTTTCTGTTCCCCTCGGGCCTGATGCTGGGCGCGCACTTCACGATCCTGGACTACCTGATCTGGAACGAGATCCCGACCGTGCTGGGCAACCTGGTGGGCGGCCTCGCCTTCACCGGCCTCACCCTCTACGCCACCCATGTGAAGACCCTGCCCAAGCGCAACGCCGTTGCCGTCAACGCCGTGCCCAAGCGCAACGCCGCCTGA
- a CDS encoding class I SAM-dependent methyltransferase, producing the protein MSGPHLHWTDEAGRAQTAPWHSESAAPPPKRVQLADDRMPADQAFRLVSEGTALLWKGDFQNARQLLLALGRRVSRKPKKPGATLTESFNLHRMAQAQRARSLGLLLIPFDADYGIPLRRAPDVKAACEEAYGPANGPFVVSLRELLGLIGAHEWRKKGVEIQALGARIHPHYGVFSPVRGEYVDLVARAPLPKALEQQGIAVDVGTGTGILAALLARRGVPRVIATDQDERALACAAENINRLGFASRVELRRADLFPSERAALIVCNPPWVPAKPSSPLEYAVYDPDSRMLRGFLQGLAAHLAPGGEGWLILSDLAEHLGLRSRAQLETWFAEAGLKVQDRLNIRPQHGKAMDPDDPLHAARKAEVTSLWQLAVI; encoded by the coding sequence ATGAGCGGACCCCATCTGCACTGGACGGACGAAGCGGGCCGCGCGCAGACCGCGCCCTGGCATTCCGAAAGCGCGGCGCCGCCGCCGAAGCGCGTGCAGCTGGCGGACGACCGCATGCCCGCGGACCAGGCCTTCCGCCTGGTGAGCGAGGGCACGGCGCTGCTCTGGAAGGGTGACTTCCAGAATGCGCGCCAGCTCTTGCTGGCGCTCGGTCGTCGCGTCTCACGCAAGCCGAAGAAGCCGGGCGCCACGCTCACCGAGAGCTTCAACCTGCACCGCATGGCGCAGGCGCAGCGCGCGCGCAGCCTGGGGCTGCTGCTGATTCCCTTCGACGCGGACTACGGCATCCCGCTGCGCCGCGCGCCGGATGTGAAGGCCGCCTGCGAGGAAGCCTATGGCCCGGCGAACGGGCCCTTCGTTGTATCGCTGCGCGAGCTATTGGGCCTGATCGGCGCGCATGAGTGGCGCAAGAAGGGCGTGGAGATCCAGGCGCTGGGTGCGCGCATCCACCCGCATTACGGCGTGTTCTCGCCGGTGCGCGGCGAATACGTGGACCTGGTGGCGCGTGCGCCGCTGCCCAAAGCCCTGGAGCAGCAAGGCATCGCGGTGGACGTGGGGACCGGCACCGGCATCCTCGCCGCGCTCCTTGCCCGCCGCGGCGTGCCGCGCGTGATCGCCACCGACCAGGACGAGCGCGCGCTGGCCTGCGCCGCCGAGAACATCAACCGCCTGGGCTTCGCTTCGCGCGTGGAGTTGCGGCGCGCGGACCTCTTCCCTTCCGAACGTGCGGCGCTGATCGTCTGCAACCCGCCCTGGGTGCCGGCCAAGCCGAGTTCGCCGCTGGAGTACGCCGTCTATGACCCGGACAGCCGCATGCTGCGCGGTTTCCTGCAAGGCCTGGCGGCGCATCTCGCGCCCGGTGGCGAGGGCTGGCTGATCCTCTCCGACCTCGCGGAACACCTGGGCCTGCGCAGCCGCGCGCAACTGGAAACCTGGTTTGCCGAGGCCGGCCTCAAGGTGCAGGACCGGCTCAACATCCGTCCGCAGCACGGCAAGGCCATGGACCCGGACGATCCACTCCACGCTGCCCGCAAGGCGGAAGTCACCTCGCTCTGGCAACTGGCCGTGATCTGA
- a CDS encoding SAM-dependent methyltransferase, translating into MKPHPTPKTHDIRPGQSVELLKELHILTRDGKMNQDSRRKLKQVYHLFQFIEPLLKEVLAEHAEVSLVDHGAGKSYLGFILYDLFFKEQAQQGHIWGIETRDELVTHSRELAQRLGFPGMSFLNLSVADSISSDALPAKVDVVTALHACNTATDDAIRFALAKEARFIVLVPCCQAEVASVLRKNKGQALGKSALTELWRHPLHTREFGSQLTNVLRCLQLEAHGYQVNVTELVGWEHSMKNELIIASYKNLPRRKPAERLHEVLASTGLEELSQRFFTDAHDGAKAQA; encoded by the coding sequence ATGAAACCCCACCCCACCCCCAAAACCCACGACATCCGCCCGGGCCAGTCCGTCGAGCTGCTCAAGGAACTGCACATCCTGACGCGCGACGGGAAGATGAATCAGGACAGCCGGCGCAAGCTGAAGCAGGTGTATCACCTGTTCCAGTTCATCGAGCCCTTGCTCAAGGAAGTGCTGGCCGAGCATGCGGAGGTGAGCCTGGTCGACCACGGGGCGGGCAAGTCGTATCTCGGTTTCATCCTCTACGACCTGTTCTTCAAGGAGCAGGCGCAGCAGGGGCATATCTGGGGGATCGAGACGCGCGACGAGCTGGTGACGCATTCGCGCGAGCTGGCGCAGCGGCTGGGTTTTCCGGGAATGAGCTTCCTGAATCTTTCCGTGGCGGACTCGATCAGCTCCGACGCCCTGCCCGCCAAGGTGGATGTCGTCACCGCGCTGCATGCCTGCAATACGGCCACCGATGATGCGATCCGTTTTGCGCTGGCGAAGGAGGCGCGCTTCATCGTGCTGGTGCCTTGCTGCCAGGCGGAGGTGGCTTCGGTGCTGCGCAAGAACAAGGGGCAGGCGCTGGGCAAGTCGGCGCTGACCGAGCTGTGGCGCCATCCGCTGCATACGCGCGAATTCGGCAGCCAGCTCACCAACGTGCTGCGCTGCCTGCAGCTTGAGGCGCACGGCTACCAGGTGAACGTGACCGAGCTGGTGGGCTGGGAGCACTCGATGAAGAACGAGCTGATCATCGCGAGCTACAAGAACCTGCCGCGCCGCAAGCCGGCCGAACGCCTGCACGAGGTGCTGGCCAGCACCGGACTTGAAGAACTCTCCCAACGTTTTTTCACGGACGCGCATGACGGCGCAAAGGCACAGGCATGA
- a CDS encoding excalibur calcium-binding domain-containing protein gives MLRVLKLGYAAAALSALLVAGCGGGIGNSDAVCSDFRYQQDAQAAYADGATQLDRDGDGVACEDLASRPSGGGGGGVGGGTGGTEVPPAPEYNLMSALGEVTALVSASSGQYIMSVWGPFGSVSNMGPLGGGGSDGSTQVSNNFIGVRYGSRSYDLVPSWSNHGHSLQSSGIGGIGFVPDSRPLAAIAGIYRAIGQTCQQGRSPCVPVVGTLVVFDRGTMWICVNQDAEKGQCTAPLVFPVTRSGSDPQGMFTLDHYSARLLSSSSGSLAVSYQDTYESAENRNPTFQRTTWFGVLHESSDVVPLDASIFEGFTNTGTLARSPASSWTLQDDVPMQGFRRDASGRLALRGANGQLVTWTAEDGLQTFVRR, from the coding sequence ATGCTTCGAGTACTTAAGCTCGGCTACGCGGCGGCTGCGTTATCTGCTTTGTTGGTGGCTGGCTGCGGCGGCGGCATCGGCAACAGTGATGCAGTCTGCTCTGACTTCCGCTATCAGCAAGATGCCCAGGCGGCATACGCCGACGGGGCAACGCAACTCGATCGCGACGGAGACGGCGTCGCCTGCGAAGATCTGGCCAGTCGCCCATCAGGCGGGGGCGGCGGCGGCGTTGGTGGTGGAACTGGAGGCACGGAAGTGCCGCCGGCGCCGGAATACAACCTCATGAGTGCGCTTGGCGAGGTCACCGCTCTAGTTTCGGCTAGCTCAGGGCAGTACATCATGTCGGTTTGGGGCCCATTCGGCTCGGTCTCAAATATGGGCCCACTTGGCGGGGGAGGCTCGGACGGGTCCACGCAGGTGTCCAACAATTTCATCGGCGTCCGCTACGGCTCCAGGTCGTACGATCTCGTGCCGTCTTGGTCTAACCACGGGCATTCACTCCAAAGCAGCGGAATCGGCGGCATTGGTTTCGTGCCAGACAGCCGCCCTTTGGCCGCCATCGCCGGCATCTACCGCGCGATTGGCCAGACCTGCCAGCAAGGTCGATCACCCTGCGTGCCCGTCGTTGGAACGCTCGTGGTATTCGACAGAGGCACGATGTGGATCTGCGTGAATCAAGACGCCGAAAAAGGGCAATGCACCGCTCCGCTAGTGTTTCCCGTCACGCGTAGCGGATCAGACCCGCAGGGAATGTTCACCCTCGATCATTATTCGGCGCGACTACTTTCGTCCTCGTCTGGCAGCTTGGCAGTCTCTTATCAAGACACCTATGAGAGCGCGGAAAATCGAAACCCGACGTTCCAGCGAACCACTTGGTTTGGCGTACTCCATGAGTCTAGTGACGTGGTACCGCTCGACGCATCGATATTTGAAGGCTTCACCAACACAGGCACGCTGGCGAGATCGCCCGCCAGTAGTTGGACCTTGCAAGACGACGTTCCCATGCAGGGTTTTCGGCGCGACGCTTCTGGACGCCTGGCACTTCGAGGCGCAAATGGCCAACTGGTGACTTGGACGGCCGAGGACGGCTTACAGACCTTTGTGCGGCGGTAA
- a CDS encoding hemolysin III family protein has protein sequence MYPMGDTTMAGATTTVEALALRERPQSLGEEIANSVSHGLGLLLALTAFPVLVTAAIGRADPAGIVAASVFATTMVLLYLASTLFHAFPESGTKRVFQILDHSAIYLLIAGTYTPFTLGVLRGPWGWTLFGLVWGLAALGTVLKAFGGVRYTTISTWTYLAMGWLIVIAAPTAWDLIPKWGLFWLLAGGIAYTAGAVFFMLERLKYFHFIWHLFVVAGTACHFVAVLWYSA, from the coding sequence ATGTACCCCATGGGAGACACCACGATGGCAGGAGCCACCACGACGGTCGAAGCACTCGCGCTGCGCGAGCGTCCGCAGTCCCTCGGCGAGGAGATCGCGAACAGCGTGAGCCACGGACTCGGCTTGTTGCTGGCGCTGACAGCCTTCCCGGTGCTCGTCACCGCCGCGATCGGGCGGGCAGACCCGGCAGGAATCGTCGCCGCAAGCGTGTTCGCGACCACCATGGTGCTGCTCTATCTCGCCTCCACGCTCTTCCACGCTTTTCCGGAGAGCGGCACCAAGCGCGTATTCCAGATCCTCGACCACTCGGCCATCTACCTGCTGATCGCCGGCACCTACACGCCCTTCACCCTCGGCGTGCTCCGCGGCCCTTGGGGCTGGACGCTGTTCGGACTCGTGTGGGGCCTGGCCGCCCTGGGCACGGTGCTCAAAGCCTTTGGCGGCGTCCGCTACACGACGATCTCGACGTGGACCTACCTCGCGATGGGCTGGCTGATCGTCATCGCAGCGCCGACCGCATGGGACCTCATCCCCAAGTGGGGGCTGTTCTGGCTCCTGGCAGGCGGCATCGCCTACACGGCGGGCGCGGTGTTCTTCATGCTGGAGCGACTGAAGTACTTCCACTTCATCTGGCACCTGTTCGTCGTCGCAGGCACGGCATGCCATTTCGTGGCGGTGTTGTGGTACTCGGCCTGA
- a CDS encoding T6SS amidase immunity protein Tai4 family protein: MRLRTNGQNFKDRALAACIATAYQGSPSGKDASQSTGAYLEWTYFDLEQQPALDALIAKYLARTYVGSPEGYADARFELLKCIDLYRGPELERLMRKAVPHPGWVGSAPKKPKR; the protein is encoded by the coding sequence ATGCGCTTGCGCACCAACGGCCAGAACTTCAAGGACCGCGCCCTCGCGGCCTGCATCGCCACCGCGTACCAGGGCTCGCCCAGCGGCAAGGACGCCAGCCAATCGACCGGCGCCTACCTCGAATGGACCTACTTCGACCTTGAGCAACAGCCGGCGTTGGACGCGCTCATCGCGAAATATCTGGCGCGCACCTACGTCGGCTCGCCCGAGGGCTATGCGGACGCCCGCTTCGAGCTCCTCAAGTGCATCGACCTCTATCGCGGGCCTGAGCTGGAGCGCCTAATGCGCAAGGCAGTACCTCATCCGGGCTGGGTGGGATCGGCGCCGAAGAAACCGAAGCGCTAG